GCCCGCGATTCCTCGGCCCACTTTAgcactctttttcccttattGATAGGCTTTACACCTCTCATTCCCTCTCCCCCCCTCTCCCGCTTATTTATAATCCTAGCCCTGTCCTCCCTCGTCTTCACAACTCCAAAGCGCAGAATCAACGAGCACGAGCTCGCATTCCCGTCGACACCATGAGAATGATCGACCTGAGCCGCCAGACCGGCCCCCTCCACATGATCGACACCGCCACCGCCGTCGACTGCGGCCGCGAGGTCCGCCTCCGCCGCTCCCTCCGCTCCCTCGTGGAGTGCGTCGTCCCCTGCTGCTGCGGCTTCCAGGCCTCCCCGTCCTCCGACTCCGACTCCTTCAGCGTCTCCGCCGAGTCCTCCGCCAACTGCTCCTCCGTCGTCACCGGCACCTTCTTCGGGTACCGCCGCGGCCGCGTCAGCTTCTGCCTCCAGGACGACACCCGCGCCgcgcccctcctcctcctcgagttCGCCGTCCCGACCTCCTACCTCGCCCGCGAGATGCGCCACGGGCTCCTCCGCATCGCGCTCGAGTGCGGCCGGAGGAAGGCCGGGGAGGCGGCCGCGGCGGCCGAGGACGAGGAGCGGCGGGGGCGGCGCGGCGGGGACGCGCTGTTCAGCGAGCCGGTCTGGTCCATGTACTGCAACGGGAGGAAGGTCGGGTTCGCCGTGAGGCGGCGGATGACGGCGGGCGACGCGGCGGTGCTGAGGCTGATGAGGTCGGTCTCCGTCGGCGCGGGCGTGTtgccggtggcggcggcgaagAGCGAGAAGGGCGACGGGGACGGGGACCTCTTGTATCTGCGGGCCAGCTTCGAGCGGGTGATCGGATCGGCGGACTCGGAGAGTTTTCACATGATCGATCCGGTGGGGAGTTATGGGCAGGAGCTCAGTATTTTCCTTCTCAGGACGTGAGGCGTGCGATGTAATTTGTAATTATCAAATTAGCTTAAATTCGAATGCTGTTCGAGCTTATGTTAATTTCTAGAATTCAATGAATTTGGGATGTACGAGGGGGAAGAAGTAGAGCAATGAGAGAAGAAACTGTCCAATTGTTtaaaattcttttcctttttttggctttaGATTCCAATTTAgctttgattatatttttatacTTATGTGCTAACCAATGACCATTTTAAGTTAGTTTTAACAAATTGCGAATAAATAGTAATTGTCGGCCGTTCCCATTACATGTAAGCTGTTGAAATGTGTACAGTTAAATTATGTAAGCGTTACATAAGACATACGTCATCCAACAATGGATGTGAATTGAACTCACATTAATCGAGATTATGAAAGGCTCTCGGCCCCAAAGAAGAAATTAC
The window above is part of the Eucalyptus grandis isolate ANBG69807.140 chromosome 6, ASM1654582v1, whole genome shotgun sequence genome. Proteins encoded here:
- the LOC104449043 gene encoding protein MIZU-KUSSEI 1 — encoded protein: MRMIDLSRQTGPLHMIDTATAVDCGREVRLRRSLRSLVECVVPCCCGFQASPSSDSDSFSVSAESSANCSSVVTGTFFGYRRGRVSFCLQDDTRAAPLLLLEFAVPTSYLAREMRHGLLRIALECGRRKAGEAAAAAEDEERRGRRGGDALFSEPVWSMYCNGRKVGFAVRRRMTAGDAAVLRLMRSVSVGAGVLPVAAAKSEKGDGDGDLLYLRASFERVIGSADSESFHMIDPVGSYGQELSIFLLRT